In Salinisphaera sp. LB1, one genomic interval encodes:
- a CDS encoding antibiotic biosynthesis monooxygenase, translated as MFIAMNRFRIKPGCEDEFLAIWRQRETHLDEVPGFRRFNLLQGPSTDEHTLFASHSEWDSREAFEAWTRSEAFRKAHENAGGRRDIYLGPPEFEGFDVKL; from the coding sequence ATGTTCATTGCCATGAATCGTTTCCGGATCAAGCCTGGCTGCGAGGACGAATTCCTCGCGATCTGGCGCCAGCGCGAAACCCATCTCGACGAGGTGCCCGGTTTTCGCCGCTTCAACCTGCTGCAAGGGCCCAGTACGGACGAGCACACGCTGTTCGCCTCGCATTCGGAGTGGGATTCGCGCGAGGCTTTCGAGGCCTGGACGCGAAGCGAGGCATTTCGCAAGGCCCACGAGAACGCGGGCGGACGCCGCGATATCTATCTCGGGCCGCCCGAGTTCGAAGGCTTCGACGTCAAACTCTGA
- a CDS encoding tautomerase family protein, which yields MTLHLVLRSGKTDSQKNAFYRRVTDNLSARPGIDPHNVMLTMTENNDIDWSFADSKASFIED from the coding sequence GTGACGCTTCATCTGGTGTTGCGCTCGGGCAAGACCGACAGCCAGAAAAACGCCTTCTATCGCCGGGTGACCGACAATCTGTCGGCCCGCCCCGGCATCGACCCGCACAACGTCATGCTCACCATGACCGAGAACAACGATATCGACTGGTCCTTCGCGGATAGCAAGGCCAGCTTCATCGAAGACTGA
- a CDS encoding DNA ligase, whose protein sequence is MKTTVVAACALLATIATISVAWAGQPPPVELVDVYHGKVDVTNYWVSEKYDGVRGYWDGQQMRTRGGSVVDLPAWFTAHFPTTPMDGELWAGYGRFSTASTLVRTAGPKDPGWHAISYRVFDLPGRNDDFDDRVPAIRRTVARIDDPWVVAVRQFHVADKDTLQAALENVLARGGEGLVLHRGSRDYTPGRHAGLLKVKPYRDAEARVVGINPGHGRLHGMMGSLEVRMPDGRQFAIGTGFTDEQRADPPPVGSWITFRYQGTTATGLPRFARFLRRRTGGPPPEITADGHAAAPEAEGIEADDDA, encoded by the coding sequence ATGAAGACAACCGTCGTCGCAGCCTGCGCGCTGCTCGCCACGATAGCCACGATCAGCGTCGCCTGGGCGGGGCAACCGCCGCCGGTGGAACTGGTCGACGTATACCACGGAAAAGTGGATGTCACGAACTACTGGGTATCGGAAAAGTATGACGGCGTACGCGGCTACTGGGACGGCCAGCAAATGCGCACGCGCGGTGGCTCGGTTGTGGATCTGCCGGCCTGGTTCACCGCGCATTTCCCGACCACGCCCATGGACGGCGAACTCTGGGCCGGCTACGGCCGGTTCTCGACCGCCTCGACCCTGGTGAGAACCGCCGGCCCTAAGGATCCAGGCTGGCACGCGATCAGCTATCGGGTATTCGACCTTCCCGGCCGCAACGACGATTTCGACGACCGCGTGCCGGCGATTCGCCGCACCGTCGCGCGCATCGACGATCCATGGGTTGTCGCCGTGCGCCAGTTTCACGTCGCCGACAAGGACACATTGCAGGCTGCGCTCGAGAACGTCCTCGCCAGGGGCGGCGAAGGGCTGGTCCTGCATCGCGGCAGCCGCGACTACACGCCGGGCCGACATGCCGGCCTGCTCAAGGTCAAGCCCTATCGCGATGCCGAGGCGCGCGTCGTCGGCATTAACCCCGGCCACGGTCGTTTGCACGGGATGATGGGCTCACTCGAAGTGCGTATGCCCGACGGCCGCCAGTTCGCGATCGGCACCGGCTTCACCGACGAGCAGCGCGCCGACCCGCCCCCGGTGGGTTCATGGATCACGTTCCGCTATCAGGGCACGACCGCCACCGGCCTGCCCCGCTTCGCCCGTTTTCTGCGCCGGCGCACCGGCGGGCCGCCGCCGGAGATTACCGCGGACGGCCATGCCGCCGCGCCGGAAGCCGAAGGCATCGAGGCCGACGACGACGCGTAA
- the msrA gene encoding peptide-methionine (S)-S-oxide reductase MsrA → MHARLPRSTILAALGAAVVMVMGAVMYDTPARSADSVYGTNIPAASAHLSQAGSQSATAVLAGGCFWGMEEVFSHVKGVTNVVSGYAGGDKAHANYEDSSSGRYGDAEAVRITYDPARISYADLLRIYFSVAHDPTQVNRQGPDRGPQYRSEVFAANADQARVARAYIQQLDRAHVFHRPIATRVSVGQKFFPAESYHQNYALKHPGSYYLRVNDEPKVAALKTRFPTRYSPQFAKGGGQANAGG, encoded by the coding sequence ATGCACGCTCGATTGCCACGATCCACGATTTTGGCCGCCCTCGGCGCGGCGGTCGTCATGGTGATGGGTGCGGTCATGTACGACACGCCGGCCCGGTCGGCCGATTCGGTCTATGGCACCAATATCCCGGCCGCCAGCGCGCATCTGTCACAGGCCGGCAGCCAAAGTGCGACTGCCGTGCTCGCAGGCGGCTGCTTCTGGGGTATGGAAGAAGTGTTTTCGCATGTGAAAGGTGTGACGAACGTGGTCTCCGGCTATGCCGGCGGCGACAAGGCGCACGCGAACTACGAGGATTCCAGCAGCGGCCGCTACGGCGATGCCGAGGCGGTGCGCATCACCTACGATCCGGCCCGGATCAGCTACGCGGATCTGTTGCGAATCTATTTCTCGGTGGCCCATGATCCGACCCAGGTAAATCGTCAGGGTCCTGACCGCGGCCCGCAGTATCGCTCGGAGGTCTTTGCCGCGAATGCCGATCAGGCACGGGTCGCCCGGGCCTACATCCAGCAGCTCGATCGCGCGCATGTCTTCCACCGACCGATCGCGACCCGGGTCAGCGTGGGCCAGAAGTTCTTCCCGGCGGAGTCGTATCACCAGAACTATGCGCTCAAGCATCCGGGTAGCTACTACCTGCGGGTCAACGACGAGCCCAAGGTCGCGGCGTTGAAAACGCGTTTCCCGACGCGCTACAGCCCGCAGTTCGCCAAGGGCGGCGGGCAGGCGAACGCCGGCGGCTGA
- a CDS encoding cell wall metabolism sensor histidine kinase WalK, translating into MSVLRALRRLSRGLYARLALAYLASLLVMSLATAWIAVGQFDLLGREWLQRNQLHLASHLAARLARPLAAGLTSRPARRAVQHIKSINPALSIYVLNRSGEVVGAWADDRCALGGRIAIAPIRRLQSHLPMLPVYADLPCDDGRNVFSVANIHYGPQRHRGYLFVVLEADTNMSVARMWQTSSISRSLVVAGVGALLVSAALGLLLFGLLTRRFSRLTRAMQRFAEGDHSQRLSMQTDDEVGRAARAFNDMAATIEAQVSALRESDRQRRDLVASLSHDFRTPLTALRGYAEKLQADVPEHNRPGIDALLANVARLTRLAEQLSLLACIDIDERALHVETFPAAELIHDIAGKFRPEAEAAGIVLTVDCVEPLPVAADLELIDRALTNLVDNALRATDPGGQVTCSAAVSGERVRIAVTDTGIGIPADEIGLVVQRFYRTREARSRHAGSGLGLAIVAEVCARHGTRLELTSDSHGTVAAFELPLA; encoded by the coding sequence GTGAGCGTGCTGCGCGCGCTGCGCCGTCTGTCGCGCGGCCTGTACGCCCGCCTGGCGCTGGCTTATCTGGCAAGCCTGCTGGTGATGTCGCTGGCCACCGCCTGGATCGCCGTCGGCCAGTTCGATCTGCTCGGCCGGGAATGGCTGCAACGCAATCAGCTTCATCTGGCCTCGCATCTGGCCGCTCGGCTGGCCAGGCCGTTGGCCGCAGGGCTGACCAGCCGGCCCGCGCGCCGGGCCGTGCAGCACATCAAGAGCATCAACCCGGCGCTGTCGATTTATGTACTCAACCGGTCGGGCGAGGTGGTCGGCGCGTGGGCAGACGACCGCTGCGCGCTGGGCGGCCGTATTGCGATCGCCCCGATCCGGCGCCTGCAATCGCATCTGCCGATGCTGCCGGTCTACGCCGATCTGCCGTGCGATGACGGCCGCAACGTATTCTCGGTGGCCAACATCCATTACGGACCGCAACGGCATCGCGGCTATCTGTTCGTCGTCCTCGAAGCGGATACCAATATGTCGGTGGCGCGCATGTGGCAGACCAGCAGTATCTCGCGCTCGCTCGTGGTGGCCGGCGTGGGTGCCCTGCTGGTATCCGCCGCCCTCGGCCTGCTGCTGTTCGGGTTGCTGACCCGGCGCTTCTCGCGGCTCACGCGCGCCATGCAACGCTTCGCCGAAGGCGACCACAGCCAGCGTCTTTCCATGCAGACCGACGACGAAGTCGGCCGTGCGGCACGGGCTTTCAACGACATGGCCGCCACCATCGAAGCCCAGGTGTCGGCGCTGCGCGAGAGCGACCGCCAGCGCCGCGACCTGGTCGCCAGCCTCTCGCACGATTTCCGCACGCCGCTGACCGCGCTGCGCGGCTATGCCGAGAAACTCCAGGCCGACGTCCCCGAGCACAACCGGCCCGGGATCGATGCCCTGCTCGCCAACGTGGCGCGCCTGACCCGTCTGGCCGAGCAACTCTCGCTGCTGGCCTGCATCGATATCGATGAACGCGCCCTGCACGTCGAGACTTTTCCGGCGGCCGAACTGATCCACGACATCGCGGGCAAATTCCGTCCCGAGGCCGAGGCCGCAGGTATCGTGCTGACGGTCGACTGCGTCGAGCCGCTGCCGGTCGCCGCCGATCTGGAACTCATCGACCGGGCACTGACCAATCTGGTCGACAATGCCCTGCGCGCAACCGATCCCGGCGGCCAGGTGACCTGTTCGGCCGCCGTAAGCGGCGAACGTGTCCGCATTGCGGTGACCGATACCGGCATCGGCATACCGGCCGACGAAATCGGACTGGTCGTGCAGCGCTTCTACCGCACCCGCGAGGCCCGTAGCCGGCATGCCGGCAGCGGTCTCGGGCTCGCAATCGTGGCCGAAGTCTGTGCGCGGCACGGCACGCGACTGGAACTGACAAGCGACAGCCACGGCACCGTCGCCGCCTTCGAGTTGCCCCTCGCCTAG
- a CDS encoding response regulator transcription factor, protein MTRPILCVEDDPDIGHLLIALLGDAGYPAIWVDDGEKALTRWREASLVILDLMLPGIDGLAVCREIRTADAALPLIMLTARADTREVVHGLEIGADDYITKPFDGAILLARVAALLRRYARTGGGEPMGGRTPITAHDLVIDIDAHYASLRGKALSLTAKEFALLSLFARHPGRGFSRADLLDAVWGPEFDGFDHTVNTHINRLRSKIEDDLSAPRYILTVWGVGYRFTDTTRQPSP, encoded by the coding sequence GTGACCCGCCCTATTCTCTGCGTCGAAGACGATCCCGATATCGGGCACTTGCTGATCGCATTACTGGGCGATGCCGGCTACCCGGCGATCTGGGTCGACGACGGCGAAAAGGCATTAACGCGCTGGCGCGAAGCGTCGCTGGTGATTCTCGACCTCATGCTGCCGGGCATCGACGGGCTGGCGGTCTGCCGCGAGATTCGGACCGCGGACGCGGCCCTGCCGCTGATCATGCTGACCGCCCGGGCCGATACGCGCGAGGTCGTGCATGGGCTGGAGATCGGCGCCGATGACTACATCACCAAACCGTTCGACGGCGCGATCCTGCTCGCGCGGGTGGCCGCGCTGCTGCGTCGCTACGCCCGCACGGGCGGCGGCGAACCGATGGGCGGGCGAACGCCGATCACGGCGCACGATCTGGTTATCGATATCGATGCCCACTACGCCAGCCTGCGCGGCAAGGCGCTGTCCTTGACCGCCAAGGAGTTCGCGTTGCTGTCCTTGTTCGCGCGCCACCCGGGCCGCGGCTTCTCGCGCGCCGATCTGCTGGACGCGGTCTGGGGCCCGGAGTTCGACGGTTTCGACCATACCGTGAACACGCACATCAACCGCCTGCGCAGCAAGATCGAGGATGACCTGTCCGCCCCGCGTTATATCCTCACCGTCTGGGGCGTGGGTTATCGCTTCACCGACACGACCCGGCAGCCGTCTCCGTGA
- the msrB gene encoding peptide-methionine (R)-S-oxide reductase MsrB: MAEYSRNEDAVSRLTPEQYRVTQENGTERPGTGEYLHNKQPGIYVDVVSGEPLFASSDKYESGCGWPSFTKPIETAHVSELTDNSLGMRRTEVRSAHGDSHLGHVFPDGPPDRGGLRYCINSAALKFIPKDEMEAAGYGEYIDQVEDIG, from the coding sequence ATGGCGGAATACAGCAGGAACGAAGACGCAGTATCCCGGCTCACGCCGGAGCAATATCGCGTCACCCAGGAAAACGGCACCGAACGCCCCGGCACCGGGGAATACCTGCACAACAAGCAACCGGGTATCTACGTCGACGTAGTATCCGGCGAGCCCCTGTTCGCCTCCTCGGACAAGTATGAGTCGGGCTGTGGCTGGCCGAGTTTCACCAAGCCGATCGAGACCGCCCATGTCAGTGAGCTGACCGACAATTCGCTGGGCATGCGTCGCACCGAAGTCCGCTCGGCGCACGGGGACAGCCATCTCGGGCACGTTTTTCCCGACGGCCCACCCGATCGCGGCGGGCTGCGTTACTGCATCAACTCCGCGGCGCTGAAATTCATCCCGAAGGATGAAATGGAAGCCGCGGGCTACGGCGAATACATCGATCAGGTGGAGGACATCGGATGA
- a CDS encoding class I SAM-dependent methyltransferase, with protein sequence MDERSVVTAYRRLSSTYDRFFGPVFEQGRQVAVHKMDCQAGDRVLEVGVGTGLSLAHYPEGVEVVGIDVSPDMLEHARQRVNGNADRITLQVMDGQATEYPDDSFDKVVAMYVVSVAPDPHKLVEEMKRVCKPGGEIFIVNHFSHKGPMAKLERLASPLSKLVGFRPSFPIDEFLAMADLDVIESVPVNAFGYWTFIHARNR encoded by the coding sequence ATGGATGAACGTTCCGTCGTTACCGCCTACCGCCGTCTGTCCAGTACGTACGACCGATTCTTCGGTCCCGTGTTCGAGCAGGGACGGCAGGTCGCGGTTCACAAGATGGATTGCCAGGCCGGCGATCGCGTACTGGAAGTCGGCGTCGGCACCGGATTGTCGCTCGCGCATTACCCCGAGGGCGTGGAAGTGGTCGGCATCGATGTCTCGCCCGACATGCTCGAGCACGCGCGCCAGCGTGTGAACGGCAATGCCGATCGCATCACCCTGCAGGTGATGGACGGCCAGGCCACCGAGTATCCCGACGATAGCTTCGACAAGGTCGTGGCGATGTACGTGGTATCCGTCGCCCCCGATCCGCACAAACTGGTCGAGGAGATGAAGCGGGTCTGCAAGCCGGGCGGCGAGATCTTTATCGTCAATCACTTCAGCCACAAGGGCCCGATGGCCAAGCTGGAGCGGCTGGCGTCGCCGTTGTCCAAGCTGGTGGGGTTCCGGCCGTCGTTCCCGATCGACGAATTTCTCGCCATGGCCGATCTCGACGTGATCGAGTCCGTGCCGGTCAACGCCTTCGGTTACTGGACCTTCATCCACGCGCGCAACCGCTGA
- the msrB gene encoding peptide-methionine (R)-S-oxide reductase MsrB, protein MNQRINNPRRRFLIGASTVFGAGLLVGLTRWLPASAAGDSQAGTEATGPVTIVAFDDHGKRLGRRTVPRVVKTPAQWRAELTPAQYHILREHGTERPFTGRYYNPPEQQGIYRCQGCGNALYDSATQFHSGTGWPSFYQPIAAENVTEHTDHSFGMTRTEIACTECAGHLGHKFHDGPKPTGLRYCMDSVALRFIPTGAA, encoded by the coding sequence ATGAACCAGCGCATCAACAATCCAAGGCGTCGTTTTCTGATCGGGGCTTCGACCGTGTTCGGCGCCGGTCTGCTGGTGGGGCTGACGCGTTGGTTGCCCGCCAGCGCCGCGGGTGACAGCCAGGCCGGCACCGAGGCGACCGGGCCGGTGACCATCGTGGCCTTCGACGATCACGGCAAGCGGCTGGGCAGGCGCACGGTGCCACGCGTGGTCAAGACGCCGGCCCAGTGGCGGGCCGAACTCACGCCGGCCCAATACCATATCCTGCGCGAGCACGGGACAGAGCGACCGTTCACGGGGCGCTACTACAACCCGCCCGAACAGCAGGGCATCTATCGCTGCCAGGGCTGTGGTAACGCGCTGTACGATTCGGCGACGCAGTTCCACTCCGGCACGGGCTGGCCGAGCTTCTACCAGCCGATTGCGGCCGAGAACGTCACCGAACACACGGACCACAGCTTCGGCATGACCCGCACGGAGATCGCGTGTACGGAGTGCGCGGGCCATCTCGGCCACAAATTCCACGATGGGCCGAAGCCCACCGGTCTGCGCTACTGCATGGATTCGGTCGCCCTGCGTTTCATACCCACGGGCGCGGCCTGA
- the msrA gene encoding peptide-methionine (S)-S-oxide reductase MsrA, which produces MSEQRAILAGGCFWGMQDLIRQKDGVQTTRVGYSGGEMANPTYRNHGHHAEAIEVVFDDERISFRELLEFFFQIHDPTTRNRQGNDIGESYRSGIYYLNDEQRAIAEDTIADVEASGLWPGRVVTEVKPAGEFWEAEPEHQDYLEKFPNGYTCHFPRPNWVLPRRKSA; this is translated from the coding sequence ATGAGCGAACAACGTGCAATCCTGGCCGGCGGCTGTTTCTGGGGCATGCAGGATCTGATTCGCCAGAAGGACGGCGTGCAGACAACGCGGGTCGGTTATTCCGGCGGTGAGATGGCGAATCCGACCTATCGCAATCATGGCCATCATGCGGAAGCGATTGAAGTCGTGTTCGACGACGAACGCATCAGCTTCCGCGAGTTGCTGGAATTCTTCTTCCAGATTCACGACCCGACCACCCGCAACCGCCAGGGTAACGATATCGGCGAATCCTACCGTTCGGGCATTTATTATCTGAACGACGAACAACGCGCGATCGCCGAGGATACGATCGCCGACGTGGAAGCCTCGGGGCTGTGGCCGGGCCGTGTCGTGACCGAGGTCAAGCCGGCCGGCGAATTCTGGGAAGCCGAGCCCGAGCATCAGGATTATCTCGAGAAATTCCCGAACGGCTATACCTGTCATTTCCCTCGGCCGAACTGGGTTTTGCCGCGCCGCAAGAGCGCCTGA
- a CDS encoding aconitate hydratase, with protein sequence MAQNVAQKLIDAHLVDGRMSPGSEIALKIDQTLTQDATGTLVMLELEAMQLDRVKTEVSAQYVDHNLIQEDNKNPDDHLFLQSACERFGAYFSRPGNGISHAVHMERFDRPGKTLLGSDSHTPAAGSMGMLAIGAGGLEVAMAMAGEPFYTKMPKVFGIKLTGKLPDWVSAKDVILEMLRRHGVSGGVGKIIEYYGPGLDNLEAMDRHVIANMGAELGATTTVFPADDEIRRFMKSQGREDAYEQLLADEGCEYDEHDEIDLSELVPLIAKPQSPGNVVPVSEIAGDALYQAYIGSSANPGYRDFAVAAEMVRGRTVSKEVSFDVNPSSRAMLQTLARDDRLGQLIASGARIHQAGCNGCIGMGQAPAYGRNSLRTTPRNFPGRSGTPEDSVFLCSPETAVASALMGRITDPRTLDFEYPKVSNPDDPVVNDHMLENPLPHEQARKVELVKGPNIQSLPDFDGIPDAFELPILLKVGDDISTDEIMRAGAEVLPFRSNIPEIANFVYDVVDEEYPDRAKETGDHAIIGGQNYGQGSSREHAAIAPRYLGLRAVIAKDYARIHWSNLVNFGVLPLTFANGDDLDKLEQGGTLKISGLHEALASGDTVSVETANGDTIECKHALSERQVEILRAGGLINWKRDQG encoded by the coding sequence ATGGCACAGAACGTTGCCCAAAAACTGATCGATGCGCATCTGGTGGACGGCCGGATGAGTCCAGGTTCGGAGATTGCGCTCAAGATTGATCAGACGTTGACCCAGGATGCGACCGGCACGCTGGTGATGCTCGAGCTCGAAGCCATGCAGCTGGATCGGGTCAAGACCGAGGTGTCGGCGCAATACGTCGACCACAACCTGATCCAGGAAGACAACAAGAACCCGGACGATCACTTGTTCCTGCAGTCGGCGTGCGAGCGCTTCGGGGCCTACTTCTCGCGTCCGGGCAACGGGATTTCGCATGCCGTGCACATGGAGCGTTTCGATCGCCCCGGGAAGACCCTTTTGGGCTCGGACAGCCATACGCCGGCTGCCGGCTCGATGGGCATGCTCGCGATCGGTGCGGGCGGTCTCGAGGTCGCCATGGCGATGGCGGGCGAGCCGTTCTATACCAAGATGCCGAAGGTGTTCGGGATCAAACTCACCGGTAAGTTGCCGGACTGGGTCTCGGCCAAGGACGTGATTCTGGAGATGCTGCGCCGGCACGGCGTATCCGGCGGGGTCGGCAAGATCATCGAATACTACGGGCCGGGCCTGGACAATCTCGAGGCCATGGACCGGCACGTGATCGCCAACATGGGCGCCGAGCTCGGCGCGACCACCACCGTGTTCCCGGCCGACGACGAGATCCGGCGGTTCATGAAATCGCAGGGCCGCGAAGATGCGTACGAGCAACTCCTGGCCGACGAGGGCTGCGAATACGACGAGCACGACGAGATCGATTTGTCCGAACTCGTGCCGCTGATTGCCAAGCCGCAATCGCCGGGTAATGTCGTGCCGGTGTCGGAGATCGCGGGCGACGCGCTATACCAAGCGTATATCGGCTCCTCCGCCAACCCCGGCTACCGCGATTTTGCCGTCGCTGCCGAGATGGTGCGCGGTCGGACCGTATCCAAGGAGGTCTCATTCGATGTGAACCCCTCCTCGCGCGCGATGTTGCAGACACTGGCGCGCGATGACCGCCTGGGGCAGTTGATCGCCTCGGGCGCACGCATCCACCAGGCCGGCTGCAACGGCTGCATCGGCATGGGGCAGGCCCCGGCCTACGGGCGCAACAGCCTGCGCACCACTCCGCGCAATTTCCCGGGCCGCTCCGGCACGCCCGAGGATTCGGTGTTCCTGTGTTCGCCGGAAACGGCGGTCGCCAGTGCGTTGATGGGCCGGATCACCGATCCGCGCACGCTCGACTTCGAGTACCCGAAGGTCAGCAACCCCGATGACCCGGTGGTCAACGATCACATGCTCGAAAATCCGCTGCCGCACGAGCAGGCGCGCAAGGTCGAGCTGGTCAAAGGGCCGAACATCCAGTCGCTGCCCGACTTCGACGGTATTCCCGACGCGTTCGAACTGCCGATCCTGCTCAAGGTGGGCGACGACATCTCCACCGATGAAATCATGCGCGCCGGCGCCGAGGTGTTGCCGTTTCGATCGAATATTCCCGAGATCGCGAACTTCGTCTATGACGTGGTCGACGAGGAATATCCGGATCGGGCCAAGGAAACCGGCGATCACGCGATCATCGGCGGCCAGAACTATGGCCAGGGCAGCTCCCGCGAGCACGCGGCGATCGCGCCGCGATATCTGGGTCTGCGCGCGGTCATTGCCAAGGATTATGCCCGTATTCACTGGTCGAACCTGGTCAACTTCGGCGTGCTGCCGCTCACGTTCGCCAACGGCGACGACCTGGACAAGCTCGAGCAGGGCGGGACGCTCAAGATCAGCGGGCTGCACGAAGCGCTCGCCTCGGGCGATACGGTGTCGGTCGAAACCGCGAACGGCGATACCATCGAGTGCAAGCATGCGCTTTCCGAACGCCAGGTCGAGATTCTGCGCGCTGGCGGGCTGATCAACTGGAAGCGCGATCAGGGCTAG
- a CDS encoding PAS domain-containing sensor histidine kinase gives MPDGPVGDRRLHLLADSLPLAVAYLDDAGHFRFTNRAFQRRFGAPAADSRPSQFFSGLCSPDIEEFLNRAFAEGKSFTGLVYFSRADEPTERLRVQIVPDAEGDRLWGAFMIFRRIEDRAPMPAATGDDRLVQLQRMARLGEIAAGMAHEVRQPLSAIRNYADVLPRMLAADEPASRIGTLVRAIQTQAKRASDIITQARELVGGGTDTFGECDVLQVIYSSIEITERSARAAGVEVRCAAQSALPPCRGHAGQLEQILVNLIGNAIAAVANSDIRVIRIDAEARDDRAIRIRVADTGPGVPADDLDVIFQAFRSGGDGMGMGLSVSRQLAEHHGGQLWAEPDRERGACFVLDLPVDAAARDSESGTAS, from the coding sequence ATGCCGGATGGGCCTGTGGGGGATCGGCGGCTGCATCTGTTGGCGGATAGTCTGCCGCTGGCCGTGGCTTATCTCGACGACGCCGGGCATTTTCGCTTCACGAACCGCGCCTTCCAGCGTCGCTTCGGCGCGCCCGCGGCCGATAGCCGGCCGTCGCAGTTCTTTTCGGGCCTCTGTTCGCCGGATATCGAGGAGTTCCTGAACCGCGCCTTTGCCGAGGGCAAGTCGTTCACCGGCCTGGTTTACTTTAGCCGCGCCGATGAGCCGACCGAGCGCCTGCGTGTTCAGATCGTGCCGGACGCCGAGGGTGATCGGCTGTGGGGCGCGTTCATGATCTTCCGCCGGATCGAGGATCGTGCCCCGATGCCGGCCGCGACGGGCGATGACCGGCTCGTGCAGCTGCAACGCATGGCCAGGCTCGGCGAGATCGCGGCCGGCATGGCGCACGAGGTGCGTCAGCCGCTGTCGGCGATCCGAAATTACGCCGATGTGCTGCCCCGAATGCTGGCGGCCGACGAGCCCGCGAGCCGGATCGGTACGCTGGTGCGGGCGATCCAGACACAGGCCAAGCGTGCGAGCGACATCATCACCCAGGCGCGCGAGTTGGTGGGCGGGGGTACGGACACATTCGGCGAATGCGATGTCCTGCAGGTGATCTACAGCAGCATCGAAATCACCGAGCGATCGGCCCGCGCGGCCGGCGTGGAAGTGCGTTGCGCCGCCCAGTCGGCGTTGCCGCCCTGTCGCGGGCATGCGGGCCAGCTCGAGCAGATTCTGGTCAATCTGATCGGCAACGCGATCGCGGCGGTCGCGAACAGCGACATCCGCGTGATACGTATTGACGCCGAAGCACGCGATGATCGGGCTATCCGTATTCGTGTCGCCGACACTGGCCCCGGCGTGCCGGCCGATGATCTGGACGTGATATTTCAGGCCTTTCGTTCCGGCGGCGATGGCATGGGCATGGGCTTGTCGGTCAGTCGCCAACTCGCCGAGCATCACGGCGGACAGCTCTGGGCCGAGCCGGATCGCGAACGCGGCGCGTGTTTCGTGCTCGATCTGCCCGTGGATGCGGCCGCGCGCGACTCGGAAAGTGGAACCGCCAGCTGA